In uncultured Cohaesibacter sp., a genomic segment contains:
- the eda gene encoding bifunctional 4-hydroxy-2-oxoglutarate aldolase/2-dehydro-3-deoxy-phosphogluconate aldolase translates to MHPKVSPLLSGTKVIPVLVIENADDAQPLAQCLVDNGLPVLEVTLRSDAAFRAIEIIASQVQGAVIGVGSILTEMQLNSAQSAGGWFGVSPGVSEKLMRALELNDWPFLPGASTLSEIMTLRDAGFKEQKLFPANIAGGVPMLRAISGPVSDVTFCPTGGIKPDNANDYLAESNVFAIGGSWIASPDLIFARDWHEIGRRAREAASLGMQWRTAV, encoded by the coding sequence ATGCATCCAAAAGTCTCCCCGCTGCTCTCGGGAACCAAGGTTATTCCGGTTCTCGTGATCGAAAATGCAGATGACGCGCAGCCGCTGGCGCAATGCCTTGTCGACAATGGCTTGCCGGTTCTGGAGGTTACGCTGCGCAGTGACGCCGCGTTCAGGGCAATTGAGATTATCGCCAGTCAGGTGCAAGGTGCGGTGATTGGCGTCGGTTCCATTCTCACCGAAATGCAGCTCAATTCGGCCCAGTCGGCCGGAGGATGGTTCGGAGTATCGCCCGGTGTTTCCGAGAAGCTGATGCGGGCGCTGGAGCTTAATGACTGGCCGTTCCTGCCCGGAGCCTCCACCCTTTCGGAAATCATGACCCTGAGGGACGCCGGCTTCAAGGAGCAGAAGCTGTTTCCTGCCAATATTGCCGGTGGTGTTCCCATGCTTCGGGCGATTTCGGGGCCAGTCAGCGATGTTACCTTCTGCCCCACCGGCGGCATCAAGCCGGATAATGCCAATGACTATCTGGCAGAGAGCAATGTCTTTGCGATTGGCGGCAGCTGGATCGCCTCTCCAGATCTGATCTTCGCCAGAGACTGGCATGAAATTGGCCGCCGCGCCCGGGAAGCTGCCAGCCTTGGCATGCAATGGCGTACTGCAGTTTGA
- the uxaC gene encoding glucuronate isomerase — protein MQTFLGPDFLLDTPAARHLYHDVAVGLPIVDYHNHLIPEQIANDKKWDTIGEVWLAGDHYKWRAMRWAGVAEEKCSGSASFREKFDAFAEVMPKCFGNPLYHWTHLELQRYFGINELLSPKTADMIWEKANGMLAQDSHSARGLLRQFKVEFVGTTDAPCDDLAFHKQMAEDSSLSDMVVAPSFRPDAAYKIDLPGFAPFIADLAKVVGYSVDSYAPLMKALIERLDHFVAHGCKATDHGIDVLRYAKPVDQATLDAIMSKRLSGEELSELEIAQFQTNMFVDLSKAYYERDLVMQLHIGAVRNCNHRLYKSLGPDVGGDSINDRPIAIELNGLMGEMDRDGHLPKTVLYHLNPSFNEVIVSTAGNFQDGEIAGKVQAGSGWWFNDQLDGMERQMSQLSQMGLFSHFIGMLTDSRSFLSFPRHEYFRRLVCQMVGRWVENGHVPNDTDLLDKLVSDVCYNNAANWFLPKK, from the coding sequence ATGCAAACATTTCTAGGCCCCGACTTTCTGCTGGATACGCCCGCAGCGCGTCATCTCTATCATGATGTCGCAGTAGGCCTGCCGATTGTCGATTACCACAACCATCTCATTCCCGAGCAGATCGCCAACGACAAGAAATGGGACACGATCGGCGAAGTCTGGCTCGCCGGTGACCATTATAAATGGCGCGCCATGCGCTGGGCTGGCGTTGCGGAAGAGAAATGCTCCGGTTCGGCATCTTTCCGCGAAAAATTCGACGCCTTCGCAGAGGTCATGCCGAAATGCTTCGGCAACCCGCTCTATCACTGGACCCATCTGGAACTGCAGCGCTATTTCGGCATCAATGAATTGCTCTCTCCCAAGACCGCAGACATGATCTGGGAAAAGGCCAATGGCATGCTGGCTCAGGATAGCCATTCTGCCCGCGGCCTGCTGCGCCAGTTCAAGGTCGAATTTGTCGGCACCACAGATGCTCCATGCGACGATCTGGCCTTCCACAAGCAGATGGCAGAGGATTCCAGCCTTTCCGACATGGTTGTCGCCCCAAGCTTCCGCCCCGATGCTGCCTACAAAATCGACCTGCCGGGCTTTGCGCCCTTCATTGCCGATCTGGCAAAGGTTGTCGGCTATTCGGTTGACAGCTATGCACCGCTGATGAAAGCGCTGATTGAGCGCCTTGATCATTTCGTGGCGCACGGCTGCAAGGCAACCGACCATGGCATCGACGTTCTGCGCTATGCCAAGCCGGTCGATCAGGCCACGCTTGATGCGATCATGTCCAAGCGCCTCTCCGGCGAAGAGCTGAGCGAGCTGGAAATTGCCCAGTTCCAGACCAACATGTTCGTTGACCTGTCCAAGGCCTATTATGAACGCGATCTGGTCATGCAGCTGCATATCGGCGCTGTGCGCAACTGCAACCACCGTCTCTACAAGAGCCTCGGGCCTGATGTTGGCGGCGATTCCATCAATGACCGTCCGATTGCCATCGAACTGAACGGCCTGATGGGGGAAATGGATCGTGACGGCCATCTGCCGAAAACCGTCCTCTACCACCTCAATCCGTCCTTCAATGAAGTGATCGTTTCCACCGCAGGCAACTTCCAGGATGGCGAGATCGCTGGCAAGGTGCAGGCCGGTTCGGGCTGGTGGTTCAATGACCAGCTCGATGGCATGGAGCGCCAGATGAGCCAGCTTTCCCAGATGGGCCTGTTCTCCCACTTCATCGGCATGCTGACCGACAGCCGCTCGTTCCTGTCCTTCCCACGGCATGAATATTTCCGTCGTCTGGTCTGCCAGATGGTTGGTCGCTGGGTTGAAAATGGCCATGTGCCAAATGATACGGATTTGCTGGACAAGCTTGTCAGCGATGTCTGCTACAACAATGCGGCAAACTGGTTCCTGCCAAAGAAATAG
- a CDS encoding sodium-dependent transporter: protein MNAKREHWGSRLGFIMATAGSAVGLGNIWKFPYMAGDNGGAAFIIIYLALVFTIGLSVLLAEIMIGRASQSDAVNAFKKLGPGFFSIVGYMGIAAAFMILSFYCVVAGWTIDYIFAFAGGKFSGMDGAALGQAFGGFISDPVKPIIYQAIFVALTVFVVLGGVANGIERAGKILMPILFLILIALVIRSITLPGAEKGLAFFLAPDFSKITGGTIMAALGQAFFSLSLGMGAILTYGSYLGKDAKLGQSAWQVTFLDTSVAILAGLAILPAVFAFGMDPAAGPGLTFVTLPAVFMSMPGGIFFGTLFFLLLTIAALTSSISLLEPLVAYFSSKGFTRTQITVTSGFLSFLLGVPCSLAMGIWSDFTIFGKNFFDLMDFLTSNLILPIGGFLIAVFVGWVITPRALKEVCGEDAPGLLAKSWIFILRFIAPIAILLILLSGLGLLDDLQAALGL from the coding sequence ATGAATGCCAAACGCGAACACTGGGGTTCTCGCCTCGGTTTCATCATGGCGACTGCCGGATCGGCTGTCGGCCTTGGAAATATCTGGAAATTCCCCTATATGGCTGGCGATAACGGGGGAGCCGCCTTTATCATCATCTATCTGGCGCTGGTCTTTACCATCGGTCTTTCGGTTCTGCTGGCCGAAATCATGATCGGACGTGCGAGCCAGTCGGACGCGGTCAATGCGTTCAAGAAGCTGGGGCCGGGATTCTTTTCCATCGTCGGCTATATGGGCATTGCTGCCGCCTTCATGATCCTGTCTTTCTACTGCGTTGTTGCAGGCTGGACGATTGACTATATCTTCGCATTCGCCGGGGGCAAATTCTCCGGCATGGATGGCGCCGCTCTCGGGCAGGCCTTCGGCGGTTTCATCTCCGATCCGGTCAAGCCGATCATCTATCAGGCCATCTTCGTGGCGCTGACGGTATTCGTTGTGCTTGGTGGCGTTGCCAACGGCATCGAGCGGGCTGGCAAGATCCTGATGCCGATCCTGTTCCTCATCCTGATCGCCCTTGTCATTCGCTCCATCACCCTGCCGGGTGCAGAAAAGGGGCTGGCCTTCTTCCTTGCGCCGGATTTCTCCAAGATCACCGGAGGAACCATCATGGCTGCGTTGGGGCAGGCCTTCTTCTCGCTGTCGCTGGGCATGGGGGCAATCCTGACCTATGGCTCCTATCTGGGCAAGGACGCCAAGCTGGGCCAGTCCGCATGGCAAGTGACCTTCCTTGATACGTCAGTGGCCATTCTGGCCGGTCTGGCCATCCTGCCAGCGGTTTTTGCCTTCGGCATGGATCCCGCTGCCGGGCCGGGGCTGACCTTTGTCACGCTGCCTGCGGTCTTCATGTCGATGCCGGGTGGCATCTTCTTCGGCACGCTGTTCTTCCTGCTGCTGACCATTGCGGCGCTGACAAGCTCCATCTCTCTGCTTGAGCCGCTGGTGGCCTATTTCTCCTCCAAGGGCTTCACGAGAACCCAGATTACGGTCACTTCCGGCTTCCTGTCCTTCCTGCTGGGTGTTCCCTGCTCGCTGGCCATGGGCATCTGGAGTGATTTCACGATCTTCGGCAAGAATTTCTTCGATCTGATGGATTTCCTGACTTCGAACCTCATTCTGCCAATCGGTGGTTTCCTGATCGCGGTCTTTGTTGGCTGGGTGATCACGCCGCGCGCGCTCAAGGAAGTCTGCGGTGAGGATGCTCCGGGCCTGCTGGCCAAGAGCTGGATCTTTATCCTGCGCTTCATCGCACCGATTGCGATCCTGCTCATCCTGCTCTCTGGTCTGGGGCTGCTGGATGATCTGCAAGCCGCTTTGGGCTTGTGA
- a CDS encoding TAXI family TRAP transporter solute-binding subunit has translation MLKWGGTLLAAVAVIATASVAEAETRVTYKSAKTSSSYYQMGVQIAEAIKAGTDGGIIVTVEESQGSVQNVMEVRGRGADYVFTTPPALVGLAQAGKGAFEGKTSPKFADIRALFPIPSLTMHFVVSKASGITDFAGMEGKSILLGKGSFGAKEGEKYLQLFGLEGKVDLAQVELSNAVPALKNGQIDGFVTSGSYPAPNVVEAAASTDVAILSLSDEQIAATKRAKLVIPAGTYAGQDADVNTTSLPVVAYATAAMDEATAYELTKTFWEQKAKMSETAPWWKGVNKALMSNITTKLHPGAVKYYKEAGFELTESQM, from the coding sequence ATGCTTAAATGGGGTGGAACTCTTCTTGCTGCTGTTGCCGTCATTGCCACAGCCAGCGTCGCTGAGGCCGAAACGCGCGTCACTTACAAATCTGCCAAAACCTCCTCGTCCTATTATCAGATGGGCGTCCAGATCGCCGAAGCGATCAAGGCTGGTACCGATGGCGGTATCATCGTTACCGTCGAGGAAAGTCAGGGCTCGGTGCAGAATGTGATGGAAGTGCGCGGCCGTGGTGCCGATTATGTTTTCACCACGCCGCCCGCTCTGGTCGGTCTGGCGCAGGCTGGCAAGGGGGCCTTTGAAGGCAAGACAAGCCCGAAATTCGCCGATATCCGCGCCCTTTTTCCCATTCCCAGCCTGACGATGCATTTCGTCGTTTCCAAGGCCAGCGGCATTACCGATTTTGCCGGCATGGAAGGCAAGTCGATCTTGCTTGGCAAGGGCTCCTTCGGCGCCAAGGAAGGCGAGAAATATCTTCAGCTCTTCGGGCTGGAAGGCAAGGTTGATCTGGCTCAGGTTGAACTGTCCAACGCTGTGCCCGCGCTCAAGAATGGCCAGATCGATGGCTTCGTGACATCGGGCTCTTATCCGGCTCCCAATGTGGTTGAAGCGGCAGCCTCTACCGATGTGGCGATCCTGTCCCTCTCTGATGAGCAGATTGCGGCAACCAAGCGCGCCAAGCTTGTCATTCCCGCCGGAACCTATGCCGGTCAGGATGCCGACGTGAACACCACCTCCCTGCCTGTTGTTGCCTATGCAACAGCGGCCATGGATGAGGCAACCGCCTATGAACTCACCAAGACCTTCTGGGAGCAGAAGGCCAAGATGAGCGAAACCGCACCATGGTGGAAGGGCGTCAACAAGGCGCTGATGAGCAACATCACCACCAAGCTGCATCCCGGTGCCGTCAAATATTACAAGGAAGCAGGCTTCGAACTGACCGAAAGCCAGATGTAA
- a CDS encoding fructuronate reductase translates to MTISDLLSAPGTPQLPDYDRNGLRPRLIHLGFGAFARAHWMSYHQDFLLQHPGSDWGVVVSDILFGADRFGQLEENDHLYSVLEHGDAGSNLRIIGSIVKTAHPERGGMDAFFAPFLEPDVAIVSMTVTEKGYCLAGGKLDEANPAIKHDLENPHAPKSAIGALVEALRRRRDAGLDGFTILSLDNLPSNGKLCQLAVTSFVEKLDAELAKWIKANVTFPCSMVDRIVPALTDESRALIKETLGGMEDPNGIVCEPFRQWVIEDNFVKGRPAWEEVGAQFVPDVEPFEEMKLRTLNGAHSFLAYLGYLGGYETIDACMGDENYKKAAHTLMVKEQQPTLDVPGNVDLNAYADALIARFSNSQLKHKTAQIASDGSQKLPQRMLASISWHIDHGSDWSLLALGVAGWLRFMTGTDEHGQPTPISDPLAEQIAQKALQLPNWEAYINGVLEMDAIFPAKLSQNPDFVTRIKATYATLVQTGAKATVAAAIS, encoded by the coding sequence ATGACCATTTCCGATTTGCTCAGCGCACCGGGCACCCCGCAATTGCCCGACTATGACCGCAATGGTCTGCGTCCGCGCCTCATCCATCTGGGCTTTGGCGCTTTCGCCCGCGCCCACTGGATGAGCTACCATCAGGATTTTCTGCTCCAGCATCCGGGCAGTGACTGGGGTGTCGTTGTCAGCGACATCCTGTTCGGTGCCGACCGTTTCGGGCAGCTGGAAGAGAATGACCATCTTTACTCTGTTCTGGAACATGGCGACGCTGGTTCCAACCTGCGTATCATCGGCTCCATCGTCAAAACCGCGCATCCCGAACGCGGCGGCATGGATGCCTTTTTCGCACCGTTCCTTGAGCCCGATGTCGCCATCGTTTCCATGACCGTGACCGAGAAGGGCTATTGCCTTGCCGGTGGCAAGCTGGATGAAGCCAACCCGGCGATCAAGCATGACCTTGAGAATCCGCATGCACCAAAATCGGCCATCGGCGCGCTGGTGGAAGCGCTGCGTCGTCGCCGTGATGCCGGTCTGGACGGTTTCACCATCCTCAGCCTCGACAACCTGCCTTCCAACGGCAAGCTCTGCCAGCTGGCCGTGACCAGCTTCGTTGAAAAGCTGGATGCCGAGCTTGCCAAATGGATCAAGGCGAATGTGACCTTCCCCTGCTCCATGGTTGACCGCATCGTACCGGCACTGACCGATGAAAGCCGGGCGCTGATCAAGGAAACCCTTGGTGGCATGGAAGATCCGAACGGCATCGTTTGCGAACCGTTCCGTCAGTGGGTGATCGAAGACAATTTCGTCAAGGGCCGCCCGGCATGGGAAGAAGTCGGCGCACAATTCGTGCCGGACGTCGAGCCATTCGAGGAAATGAAGCTGCGCACCCTCAACGGCGCTCACTCGTTCCTGGCCTATCTTGGCTATCTTGGCGGCTATGAAACCATCGACGCCTGCATGGGCGACGAGAATTACAAGAAGGCCGCCCACACGCTGATGGTCAAGGAACAGCAGCCGACGCTTGACGTGCCCGGCAATGTCGATCTGAACGCCTATGCGGATGCGCTGATTGCGCGTTTCTCCAACAGCCAGCTCAAGCACAAGACCGCGCAGATTGCTTCTGACGGCAGCCAGAAACTGCCACAGCGCATGCTGGCTTCCATTTCCTGGCATATCGATCATGGCTCCGACTGGTCGCTGCTCGCCCTTGGCGTTGCCGGCTGGCTGCGCTTCATGACGGGCACCGACGAGCATGGTCAGCCAACGCCGATCAGTGACCCGCTGGCAGAGCAGATCGCCCAGAAAGCGCTGCAATTGCCAAATTGGGAAGCTTATATTAACGGCGTTCTGGAGATGGATGCGATTTTCCCTGCAAAACTGTCCCAAAACCCGGACTTTGTGACGAGAATCAAAGCAACATATGCAACTTTAGTTCAGACGGGTGCGAAGGCGACCGTGGCTGCTGCGATCTCTTAA
- a CDS encoding MFS transporter, whose protein sequence is MHNEPTFANAPLPWRGLRTPRRAVSAMFMLNGAFFGMWASRVPAIAQIHQLSETLLGLLLLSMCAGAILSFPTTGHLVERHGSAAVTKAVALLYGVTLTGLAFAPNSLLLAAALFAFGAAHGAMDVAMNAWAGEVEKARGKPIMSSFHAMWSFGSGMGAATGFLAVQMGLSPTLHFLIGGALGLLLALPFGFISWASPRREKRAGEKQPLFVLPKGALALVGLMGLCAGLGEGAMGDWGAIFLVHVAQANEGTAALGYSCFSVTMVIMRLAGDYIIGKLGAVRAARMSGFLAASGSLLAISVATMPAIFIGFAMMGLGYAFVVPLAFSRASNDDTMSPGPAIAAVATFGYGGGLIGPVAIGLLADALSIRWAFLLLSSLALLIILLAPNLTPPKREVGR, encoded by the coding sequence ATGCATAATGAACCAACGTTTGCCAATGCGCCGCTTCCATGGCGCGGATTGCGCACCCCAAGGCGGGCCGTGTCTGCCATGTTCATGCTCAATGGTGCCTTTTTCGGCATGTGGGCCTCGCGTGTGCCTGCCATTGCGCAAATTCATCAATTGAGCGAAACCCTGCTCGGCCTCTTGCTGCTGAGCATGTGCGCCGGGGCCATCCTGTCCTTTCCGACCACGGGCCATCTCGTCGAGCGCCATGGCAGCGCTGCGGTTACCAAGGCCGTTGCCCTGCTTTATGGCGTGACGCTGACCGGGCTCGCCTTCGCGCCAAACAGCCTGTTGCTGGCGGCGGCCCTGTTTGCCTTCGGTGCCGCGCATGGAGCCATGGATGTGGCAATGAATGCGTGGGCAGGCGAGGTGGAAAAGGCCCGTGGCAAGCCGATCATGTCCTCCTTTCATGCCATGTGGAGCTTTGGCTCCGGTATGGGGGCGGCGACCGGCTTTCTGGCCGTTCAGATGGGGTTGAGCCCGACATTGCATTTTCTGATCGGTGGGGCTCTTGGCCTGCTGCTGGCCTTGCCATTCGGCTTCATATCCTGGGCGTCTCCCCGGCGGGAGAAGAGGGCGGGAGAAAAACAGCCGCTTTTCGTCTTGCCAAAAGGGGCCTTGGCTCTGGTTGGTCTGATGGGACTATGCGCCGGACTGGGCGAAGGAGCGATGGGCGACTGGGGCGCCATCTTCCTTGTGCATGTGGCACAGGCCAATGAAGGCACGGCAGCCCTTGGCTATAGCTGTTTTTCGGTGACCATGGTCATCATGCGGCTGGCTGGCGATTATATCATCGGCAAGCTGGGCGCGGTAAGGGCTGCAAGAATGAGCGGTTTCCTGGCCGCCAGCGGTTCGCTGCTTGCCATTTCGGTTGCTACCATGCCTGCCATATTCATCGGTTTTGCCATGATGGGGCTGGGCTATGCCTTCGTGGTGCCGCTGGCCTTCTCGCGGGCGAGCAATGATGACACCATGTCGCCCGGACCGGCCATCGCCGCAGTGGCAACCTTCGGCTATGGCGGCGGACTGATCGGACCGGTGGCAATTGGCCTGCTGGCCGATGCCCTGTCCATTCGCTGGGCCTTCCTGCTGCTTTCCAGTCTTGCCCTGCTCATCATTCTGTTGGCCCCCAATCTCACCCCGCCGAAAAGGGAGGTGGGGCGATAA
- a CDS encoding TRAP transporter fused permease subunit, which translates to MMQAPQQKSLPIRLVMTILAIGLVVFHLGLIFSGLTPNLVSRPLHMAMALPWILIIGSRAGEGRLLYRLSGWLLAAAGIAACLYIALNQSDLIDQYGFLEGNGQIIMAITLIVVVLEAARRAIGWPLPIVAFLALLYGLFGQYIPGEFGHSPMPLGSFLGTLTIAEGGLWGSLTGVSVSVVAIFVIFGAVLNAGEAGQGFMNVAAAAAGRLTGGGAKVSVISSALFGSISGSASANVASTGAITLPAMTRLGYPKRLAGAVEAVASSGGQIMPPLMGAGAFVMVELTGTPYTSIIMAALLPAILYFFAVWIGINAYATRYALSGIAEEDRPPMRDVLITSAFFLVPFFVLLWGMFVADYTPQYAASLSIMAGALMLLINRSLKAVPSQIITRLELAFNTAARQVSMIASIILCASIIIGVLSVTGLGVKITSLILSGSSGLLWPSLLLTALACLVLGMEVPTTAAYVICVSVAGPALVQSGLQPLQAHLFVFWFALLSTITPPVCGAVFIAAGMVGEDWLKVALSAMSLGIGLYIIPLGMIANPELIALAQQPVLALLVALQLAVGLAAISYGLIANYKLPLRLALILAGLVIVFLRACF; encoded by the coding sequence ATGATGCAAGCCCCGCAACAAAAGAGCCTGCCCATACGTCTTGTCATGACCATACTGGCGATCGGGCTTGTGGTCTTTCATCTCGGGCTGATCTTCTCGGGGCTGACGCCAAATCTGGTATCCCGCCCGTTGCATATGGCCATGGCGCTGCCATGGATCCTGATCATCGGCTCACGCGCCGGAGAAGGCCGTCTGCTCTATCGGCTTTCCGGCTGGCTGCTGGCCGCCGCAGGCATTGCGGCTTGTCTCTATATTGCGCTCAATCAGTCCGATTTGATCGATCAATATGGTTTTCTGGAAGGCAATGGCCAGATCATCATGGCGATCACGCTCATTGTCGTCGTGCTGGAAGCTGCCAGACGGGCCATCGGTTGGCCGCTGCCGATCGTTGCATTTCTGGCGTTGCTCTATGGCTTGTTCGGTCAATATATTCCCGGCGAATTTGGCCATTCGCCCATGCCGCTGGGCTCCTTTCTGGGCACCCTGACCATTGCCGAGGGCGGCTTGTGGGGCAGCCTGACCGGTGTATCCGTCTCTGTCGTAGCCATCTTCGTTATTTTTGGCGCGGTGCTCAATGCCGGTGAAGCCGGGCAGGGCTTCATGAATGTGGCAGCCGCCGCCGCAGGTCGTCTGACCGGTGGTGGCGCCAAGGTATCGGTGATTTCCTCGGCCCTGTTTGGATCGATTTCCGGTTCGGCCAGCGCCAATGTGGCCTCAACCGGAGCCATTACCCTGCCAGCCATGACCCGTCTTGGCTATCCAAAGCGCCTTGCCGGTGCGGTCGAGGCGGTGGCCTCTTCCGGTGGCCAGATCATGCCGCCGCTGATGGGGGCGGGAGCCTTTGTCATGGTCGAGTTGACCGGCACGCCCTATACCTCGATCATCATGGCCGCGCTGTTGCCTGCGATCCTCTATTTCTTTGCCGTATGGATCGGCATCAATGCCTATGCCACCAGATATGCGCTCTCGGGCATCGCCGAAGAGGATCGCCCGCCCATGCGCGATGTGCTGATCACCTCGGCCTTCTTTCTGGTGCCTTTCTTCGTGCTGCTCTGGGGCATGTTTGTTGCCGACTACACACCGCAATATGCAGCCAGCCTGTCGATCATGGCCGGAGCGCTGATGCTGCTGATCAACCGTTCCCTGAAAGCGGTTCCAAGCCAGATCATTACCCGTCTCGAATTGGCCTTCAACACGGCGGCCCGTCAGGTTTCCATGATCGCATCGATCATCCTGTGCGCCTCGATCATCATCGGCGTGTTGTCGGTTACCGGTTTGGGGGTAAAGATCACCTCGCTCATCCTGTCCGGATCGTCCGGTCTGCTCTGGCCCTCGCTGTTGCTGACGGCGCTGGCCTGTCTGGTGCTTGGCATGGAAGTGCCCACCACGGCGGCCTATGTCATCTGCGTCTCTGTTGCCGGACCGGCTCTGGTGCAATCGGGTCTTCAGCCTTTGCAGGCCCATCTCTTCGTCTTCTGGTTTGCGCTGCTTTCCACCATCACGCCACCGGTCTGTGGCGCGGTCTTCATCGCCGCAGGCATGGTGGGCGAAGACTGGCTCAAGGTGGCGCTCTCGGCCATGTCTCTGGGCATCGGGCTCTATATCATTCCCCTTGGCATGATCGCTAACCCCGAACTGATCGCGCTTGCACAACAGCCTGTTCTGGCCCTTCTTGTGGCGCTTCAACTCGCCGTTGGCCTCGCTGCCATCTCCTATGGCCTGATTGCCAATTACAAATTGCCCCTGCGGCTTGCTCTTATTCTGGCAGGGCTTGTGATTGTCTTCCTGCGCGCCTGCTTCTAG